One segment of Belonocnema kinseyi isolate 2016_QV_RU_SX_M_011 chromosome 7, B_treatae_v1, whole genome shotgun sequence DNA contains the following:
- the LOC117177317 gene encoding uncharacterized protein LOC117177317 isoform X1, with amino-acid sequence MYEILKHRQIEKNSPFPRRFWVRPIFAVAKRFQQGDSENLVAEMRQEEKDLQKYFTYFRILPEYFHILYAIVKPFIEKQNVIREPISAKTRLEITLRYLAAGDSQVSPSFAFLVAPNTISKIIRETCQKIYEALYDEYFFKPSEENWKKKIGEFETLWNFDHCMAAVDGKQVEIQVENRSARNSRKISSQV; translated from the coding sequence atgtatgaaatattgaaacatcgacaaattgaaaaaaattctccttttccgAGAAGATTCTGGGTCAGACCGATTTTCGCCGTTGCTAAACGTTTTCAGCAAGGTGACAGTGAAAATTTAGTGGCCGAGATGAGGCAGGAAGAGAAAGATctgcaaaaatatttcacatattttcgCATTCTTCCTGAATACTTTCACATACTGTATGCTATCGTGAAACCGTTCATTGAAAAACAGAATGTTATCCGTGAGCCTATTTCAGCGAAAACAAGGTTAGAAATAACTCTACGGTACTTGGCAGCAGGAGATTCACAAGTTTCCCCTTCATTCGCTTTTCTTGTTGCACCAAATACAATTAGCAAGATAATTCGTGAAACATGCCAGAAAATTTACGAAGCACTGTATGACGAATACTTTTTTAAACCTTCAGaagaaaattggaagaaaaagaTAGGCGAATTTGAAACTCTGTGGAACTTTGATCATTGTATGGCTGCAGTAGACGGCAAACAGGTGGAAATTCAA
- the LOC117177317 gene encoding uncharacterized protein LOC117177317 isoform X2 — translation MYEILKHRQIEKNSPFPRRFWVRPIFAVAKRFQQGDSENLVAEMRQEEKDLQKYFTYFRILPEYFHILYAIVKPFIEKQNVIREPISAKTRLEITLRYLAAGDSQVSPSFAFLVAPNTISKIIRETCQKIYEALYDEYFFKPSEENWKKKIGEFETLWNFDHCMAAVDGKQVEIQVLGQAGSA, via the coding sequence atgtatgaaatattgaaacatcgacaaattgaaaaaaattctccttttccgAGAAGATTCTGGGTCAGACCGATTTTCGCCGTTGCTAAACGTTTTCAGCAAGGTGACAGTGAAAATTTAGTGGCCGAGATGAGGCAGGAAGAGAAAGATctgcaaaaatatttcacatattttcgCATTCTTCCTGAATACTTTCACATACTGTATGCTATCGTGAAACCGTTCATTGAAAAACAGAATGTTATCCGTGAGCCTATTTCAGCGAAAACAAGGTTAGAAATAACTCTACGGTACTTGGCAGCAGGAGATTCACAAGTTTCCCCTTCATTCGCTTTTCTTGTTGCACCAAATACAATTAGCAAGATAATTCGTGAAACATGCCAGAAAATTTACGAAGCACTGTATGACGAATACTTTTTTAAACCTTCAGaagaaaattggaagaaaaagaTAGGCGAATTTGAAACTCTGTGGAACTTTGATCATTGTATGGCTGCAGTAGACGGCAAACAGGTGGAAATTCAA